Proteins from one Triticum aestivum cultivar Chinese Spring chromosome 7A, IWGSC CS RefSeq v2.1, whole genome shotgun sequence genomic window:
- the LOC123148954 gene encoding putative FBD-associated F-box protein At3g50710 — MEAAAAPVANQGESHGTAAKTARCGDSDESAADYISRVPDAVLCTIISLLPTKDGGRTQIFSRRWRPLWASAPLNLEVRTRHPGPGVPIRTSSVFPDAASKVISKHPGPACRFCFHGLCPGDLHDQAETWFLSRALAKLQELDVGYAFCDERNPGRNPLPPSALRSAPTLLVAKISCCDLPREMVPSMGFDLLQRLSLISVYISVDVFRGLLPACRALESLHMSNVLGTRCLHVRSPTLRSICFRNTSGRAELVIEDVPRLVRLLIPFGCRENCGTIRVISAPKLEILGPLLPVVSKLLLVSQGVSSADLANSMHTVKILALRCSGYELDGVLNILRRFPCLEKLYIIFHKHYEMDAKIEPQYDRRLYPIECLQTHLKTVVFETFVGHDKQLEFAKFFVLNAKALKEIEFEGIYGAKNDVSLAYQHTLLRVENRASRDAQFEFRSRYRNTAIHLLRHIHDLSVADPFEQL; from the exons atggaggccgccGCAGCGCCCGTGGCCAACCAGGGGGAATCCCATGGGACCGCAGCGAAGACGGCGCGGTGCGGCGACTCCGACGAGAGCGCCGCGGATTACATCAGCAGGGTCCCCGATGCCGTCCTCTGcaccatcatctccctcctccccaccAAGGACGGCGGCCGGACGCAGATCTTCTCCCGCCGATGGCGCCCCCTATGGGCCTCCGCGCCTCTCAACCTCGAGGTCCGCACCCGTCACCCCGGCCCCGGCGTCCCCATCCGCACCTCCTCCGTCTTCCCCGATGCCGCCTCCAAGGTAATCTCCAAGCATCCTGGCCCCGCCTGCCGATTCTGCTTCCACGGCCTCTGCCCCGGCGACCTCCACGACCAGGCGGAGACCTGGTTCCTCTCCCGAGCCCTCGCCAAGCTTCAGGAGCTCGATGTCGGCTACGCGTTCTGCGATGAACGTAATCCGGGGAGAAACCCGCTGCCGCCATCGGCGCTCCGCTCTGCGCCTACCCTCCTAGTTGCCAAGATCAGCTGTTGTGATTTGCCCCGAGAGATGGTGCCGTCCATGGGCTTTGACCTCCTCCAGCGTCTCTCCTTGATCTCCGTTTACATCTCAGTGGACGTCTTCCGTGGACTGCTCCCTGCTTGCCGTGCCTTGGAGAGCTTACACATGTCCAACGTTCTTGGTACGCGTTGCCTCCATGTTCGCTCGCCGACTCTTAGGAGTATATGCTTCCGTAACACCTCTGGTAGAGCAGAGCTGGTCATCGAGGATGTGCCTCGCCTTGTGAGGTTACTAATACCTTTTGGTTGCCGAGAAAACTGTGGTACTATCCGGGTAATTTCTGCGCCTAAATTGGAGATATTGGGCCCTTTGTTACCTGTCGTCTCCAAGCTCCTCCTAGTCTCCCAG GGAGTAAGTTCAGCCGACTTGGCAAACTCGATGCACACCGTGAAGATTTTGGCTCTCAGGTGTTCTGGATATGAATTGGACGGAGTTCTTAATATCCTTAGGAGGTTCCCCTGTCTCGAGAAGCTCTATATCATT TTTCACAAACACTACGAGATGGATGCCAAAATCGAGCCTCAGTATGACCGACGACTATATCCAATTGAATGCCTTCAAACCCATCTCAAAACAGTGGTGTTTGAAACATTCGTGGGCCATGATAAACAGCTTGAGTTTGCCAAGTTCTTTGTTTTGAATGCAAAGGCGCTAAAAGAAATTGAATTTGAAGGAATATATGGTGCCAAAAACGATGTATCGCTGGCTTACCAACACACGCTGCTACGAGTGGAAAACAGAGCTTCTCGAGATGCCCAATTTGAATTCAGGAGCAGATATCGCAATACTGCGATTCATCTCCTCAGGCATATCCATGATTTGTCAGTGGCCGACCCCTTCGAACAGTTATAG
- the LOC123148955 gene encoding F-box/FBD/LRR-repeat protein At4g00160, with protein sequence MEAAVAPAAPAAKTARRGDCHESAADFISRVPDAVLCTIISLLPTKDGGRTQVFSRRWRPLWSAAPLNLEVRTPYPGPGVPVRTSSVSPDVVPKVISQHPGPARRFCFHGLRPGDLHDQAESWFRSRALANLEVLEVGYKVHGEKYLQELILARISLPPSAFHSAPTLLVAKIGYCDLPREMVPSMGFDLLELLSLISVSISADVFRGLLSACRALKSLHLAEVRGARCLHVRSPTLRSICFRDTTGKVELVIEDAPHLVRLLMPFGGRDDCGTIRVICAPKLEVLGPLLPVVSKLLVSQGISSAGLANSVHTVKILSLRCSGYELDGVLNILRRFPCLEKLYVVFHKHKEMDKKIEPQYDRLHPIECLQTHLKTVVFETFLGHDKQLEFAKFFVLNAKVLNKIEFEGFYGAYNSVSLAYQHRLLRVEDRASRDAQFEFMNRHRNTVNHLRKHIHDLSVADPFEQP encoded by the exons atggaggccgccGTAGCGCCAGCGGCACCCGCAGCGAAGACGGCACGGAGGGGCGACTGCCACGAGAGCGCCGCCGATTTCATCAGCAGGGTCCCCGACGCCGTCCTCTGcaccatcatctccctcctccccaccAAGGACGGCGGCCGGACGCAGGTCTTCTCCCGCCGATGGCGCCCCCTGTGGAGCGCCGCGCCTCTCAACCTCGAGGTCCGCACCCCTTACCCCGGCCCCGGCGTCCCCGTCCGCACCTCCTCCGTCTCCCCCGATGTCGTCCCCAAGGTAATCTCGCAGCATCCTGGTCCCGCCCGCCGATTCTGCTTCCACGGCCTCCGCCCCGGCGACCTCCACGACCAGGCGGAGAGCTGGTTCCGCTCCCGGGCCCTCGCCAACCTTGAGGTGCTCGAAGTCGGCTACAAGGTCCACGGTGAAAAATACTTACAAGAACTTATTCTGGCAAGAATTTCGCTGCCGCCATCCGCCTTCCACTCTGCACCTACCCTCCTCGTTGCCAAGATCGGCTACTGTGATTTGCCCCGAGAGATGGTGCCGTCCATGGGCTTCGACCTCCTCGAGCTTCTCTCCTTGATCTCCGTTTCCATCTCAGCGGACGTCTTCCGCGGACTGCTCTCTGCTTGCCGTGCCTTGAAGAGCTTACACTTGGCCGAAGTTCGTGGTGCTCGTTGCCTCCATGTTCGCTCCCCGACTCTTAGGAGTATCTGCTTCCGTGACACCACTGGTAAAGTAGAGCTTGTCATCGAGGATGCGCCTCACCTTGTGAGGTTACTAATGCCTTTTGGTGGCCGAGATGATTGTGGTACCATCCGGGTAATTTGTGCGCCTAAACTGGAGGTATTGGGCCCTTTGTTACCTGTCGTCTCGAAGCTCCTAGTCTCACAG GGAATAAGTTCAGCCGGCTTGGCAAACTCGGTGCACACCGTGAAGATTTTGTCTCTCAGGTGTTCTGGATATGAATTGGACGGAGTTCTTAATATCCTTAGGAGGTTCCCCTGTCTTGAGAAGCTCTATGTCGTT TTCCACAAACACAAAGAGATGGATAAGAAAATTGAGCCTCAGTATGACCGACTACATCCAATTGAATGCCTTCAAACCCATCTCAAAACAGTGGTGTTTGAAACATTCCTAGGCCATGATAAACAGCTTGAGTTTGCCAAGTTCTTTGTTTTGAATGCAAAAGTGCTAAACAAAATTGAATTTGAAGGATTTTATGGTGCCTACAACAGTGTATCGCTGGCTTATCAACACAGGCTGCTACGAGTAGAAGACAGAGCTTCTCGAGATGCTCAATTTGAATTCATGAATAGACATCGCAATACTGTGAATCATCTCCGAAAGCATATCCATGATTTGTCAGTGGCTGACCCCTTCGAACAGCCATAG
- the LOC123148956 gene encoding protein HEAT-STRESS-ASSOCIATED 32, protein MRGWREEVVALSLEAHGPGDDRPEKPRRYGVTEMRSPCYTFRPAHHALQEILDNIGPFVDGLKFSGGSHSLMGKELIREITDLAHKHDMYVSTGDWAEHLLRQGPSSFKQYVEECKELGFDTIELNAGSLKLPEEAILRLVRLIKNTGLRAKPLFSVKFDSSDIPAAGDRAFGAYIAPVKQSSERVEDIDLLIRRAERCLEAGADMIMIDADDVCQHADSLRADLIAKIVGRLGLERTMFETSGANTSEWFVKRYGPRVNLFADHSEVMNLERLRGLDVRRSVRPLLPSPFFLM, encoded by the exons atgaGGGGGTGGAGAGAGGAGGTGGTGGCGCTGTCGCTGGAGGCGCACGGCCCCGGCGACGACCGGCCGGAGAAGCCGCGCCGCTACGGGGTCACGGAGATGAGGAGCCCCTGCTACACCTTCCGCCCCGCCCACCACGCGCTCCAG GAAATTTTGGATAATATCGGCCCTTTTGTTGACGGTCTGAAGTTTTCCGGCGGATCTCATAGTTTGATGGGAAAGGAACTGATCAGAGAGATCACTGATTTGGCGCACAAGCATGACATGTATGTGAGCACTGGTGACTGGGCAGAGCATCTTCTGCGCCAGGGACCCTCTTCCTTCAAGCAATATGTAGAG GAATGCAAAGAGTTGGGATTCGACACCATTGAGCTCAACGCTGGATCTCTCAAGCTCCCTGAAGAGGCTATCCTGAGACTAGTCCGCCTCATAAAGAACACTGGTCTGCGAGCCAAGCCCCTGTTTTCAGTGAAGTTCGACAGCTCTGATATCCCTGCGGCTGGTGATAGGGCGTTTGGGGCTTACATAGCTCCAGTGAAGCAGAGCTCAG AAAGAGTCGAAGACATTGACCTGCTGATCAGGAGGGCCGAGAGATGCCTGGAGGCAGGTGCAGATATGATCATGATCGACGCCGACGACGTGTGCCAGCACGCGGACTCTCTCAGGGCGGACCTCATCGCGAAGATCGTCGGCCGGCTCGGGCTGGAGAGAACCATGTTCGAGACGTCCGGTGCCAACACCTCCGAGTGGTTCGTCAAACGATACGGCCCGCGG GTGAACCTCTTCGCCGACCACTCCGAGGTGATGAACCTGGAGCGCCTCCGGGGCTTGGACGTGCGCAGGAGCGTCCGGCCCCTGCTCCCTTCGCCGTTCTTCCTGATGTGA